The nucleotide sequence TACATGGCGAAGGGGTCCAGCAAGTCGGCAGTGCGGAAGCTGGAATGCCAGGAGGTCGTTGGTGAATACCGACGAGCTGGAGGAGGTCGCGTATGCGGCCGAACGCCGGGTACTGAAGATCCAGGCCAAGCTGCACCGTTGGGCGGCGGAGGATCCTCTCGCCGGTTTGATGACCTGCACAATCTCGTCTGCGACCCGGCCTTCCTGCTTGCAGGGTGGATGCGGGTGCGGAGCAACAAGGGTGCGCGCACGGCCGGAGTGGACGGCGTGACCGCCCATTACATCGAGGACGTGCGCGGACTGGAGGGCTTCCTTGCGGAGTTGCGGGCCGAGTTGAAGGCCCGCCACCTTCCGGCCCTTGCCGGTGCGGCAGCGTGGGATCCCCAAGGCGGGCGGCAAGGTCCGCTACCTGGGGATCAATACGATCCGCGACCGGGTGGTCCAGGCTTCCTTGAAGCTGGTCCTGGAGCCGATCTTCGAGGCGGACTTCCTCCCGTGTTCCTACGGGTTCCGCCCCAAGCGCCGGGCCCATGACGCGATCGCCGAGAGTCACCATCTGGCCTCCCGCTCCTATGAGTGGGTGGTCGAGGGCGACATCGAGGCGTGTTTCGACAACATCGGGCATGCACCCGTTCTGCGACGGATGCGGGCCCGGGTCGGGGACAAACGCGTCATGGACTTGGTGAAGGCGTTCCTCAAGGCCGGGATCCTCACCGAGGACTCCGGGCTGAAGGAGTCGAGGGCCGGTGCACCGCAAGGCGGGATCTTGTCACCCGTGATCTCCAACATCGCTCTGTCCGTACTGGACGAGGCGGTCGCGGCGGGTCCGGGAGGACCGAACGCCACCCGCAGTCGCAGGGCCCACCGGCGGGCAACGGGCAAGCCCAACTACCGGATCTGCC is from Streptomyces sp. NBC_01314 and encodes:
- a CDS encoding reverse transcriptase domain-containing protein; amino-acid sequence: MRQRGIPKAGGKVRYLGINTIRDRVVQASLKLVLEPIFEADFLPCSYGFRPKRRAHDAIAESHHLASRSYEWVVEGDIEACFDNIGHAPVLRRMRARVGDKRVMDLVKAFLKAGILTEDSGLKESRAGAPQGGILSPVISNIALSVLDEAVAAGPGGPNATRSRRAHRRATGKPNYRICRYADLCRVRHRLAYLTSIPSRRPSFCHASSRTCSAIFASSGETTPPTQWVTRA